The Micromonospora sp. NBC_01740 genome includes a window with the following:
- a CDS encoding MbtH family protein, translating into MEQTETADICRVVVNDEEQYSIWPDGREIPAGWREEGFVGPRARCLEHIDSVWTDMRPLSLRRAMAGEAG; encoded by the coding sequence GTGGAGCAGACGGAGACGGCCGACATCTGCCGGGTCGTGGTCAACGACGAGGAGCAGTACTCGATCTGGCCGGACGGGCGGGAGATCCCGGCGGGCTGGCGGGAGGAGGGCTTCGTCGGGCCGCGCGCCCGGTGCCTGGAGCACATCGACTCGGTGTGGACGGACATGCGCCCGCTGAGCCTGCGCCGGGCGATGGCGGGCGAGGCGGGGTAG
- a CDS encoding aspartate aminotransferase family protein gives MTGPVFYPWSAQEEIDPVRVAGGAGSWFWDEQGNRWLDLHAQMGNLHLGHQHPALVAALREQAGRMCTIAPSFAVDVRDEAARAIVEVAPGDLETVLFTTGGAEAVEHAVRMARVVTGRPKVLAAYRSYHGATAGALALTGDPRRWPVDTASGGAVHFTGPYPYRSEFHAENAAQEGERALEHLRRLVGYEGPDTIAAILVEPVVGSNGVLVPPDGYLAGVRRLCDEHGILLIADEVMTGFGRCGRWFAGDLWDVVPDLMTFAKGVNSGYVPVGGVLLSRAVAAHFAHRRYPGGLTYSGHPLACASIVAALRVLREENLVDRAAALGRDVVGPALAELAERHPIVGDVRGVGLAWAVELVRDRATREPLAPYAAPGTLAPEMAAVLAACKRHGVWPLAAGNRLHLFPPLTITAEELTAGIAGIDRALTEVSEL, from the coding sequence GTGACCGGGCCGGTCTTCTACCCCTGGTCCGCGCAGGAGGAGATCGATCCGGTCCGCGTGGCCGGCGGCGCGGGCAGCTGGTTCTGGGACGAGCAGGGCAACCGGTGGCTCGACCTGCACGCCCAGATGGGCAACCTGCACCTGGGCCACCAGCACCCGGCCCTGGTGGCGGCGCTGCGCGAGCAGGCCGGACGGATGTGCACGATCGCGCCGTCGTTCGCCGTCGACGTCCGCGACGAGGCGGCCCGGGCGATCGTCGAGGTGGCACCGGGGGACCTGGAGACGGTCCTGTTCACCACCGGCGGCGCGGAGGCCGTGGAGCATGCCGTGCGGATGGCGCGGGTGGTGACGGGGCGGCCGAAGGTGCTCGCCGCCTACCGGTCCTACCACGGGGCCACGGCCGGGGCGCTGGCGTTGACGGGTGACCCCCGCCGCTGGCCGGTGGACACGGCCAGCGGCGGCGCCGTGCACTTCACGGGCCCGTACCCGTACCGCAGCGAGTTCCACGCCGAGAACGCCGCGCAGGAGGGCGAACGGGCGCTGGAGCACCTGCGCCGGCTCGTCGGGTACGAGGGCCCGGACACGATCGCCGCGATCCTCGTCGAGCCGGTGGTCGGCAGCAACGGCGTGCTGGTGCCGCCGGACGGCTACCTGGCCGGCGTCCGCCGGCTCTGCGATGAGCACGGCATCCTGCTGATCGCCGACGAGGTGATGACCGGCTTCGGCCGGTGCGGCAGGTGGTTCGCCGGCGACCTCTGGGACGTGGTGCCCGACCTGATGACCTTCGCCAAGGGGGTCAACTCCGGCTACGTGCCGGTGGGCGGGGTGCTGCTGTCCCGCGCGGTGGCGGCCCACTTCGCGCACCGCCGCTACCCCGGCGGGCTCACCTACTCCGGGCACCCGCTGGCCTGCGCCTCCATCGTGGCGGCGCTGCGGGTGCTGCGGGAGGAGAACCTGGTCGACCGGGCGGCCGCACTCGGCCGCGACGTGGTGGGACCGGCGCTGGCCGAGCTGGCCGAGCGCCACCCGATCGTCGGCGACGTCCGCGGCGTCGGCCTGGCCTGGGCGGTCGAGCTGGTCCGGGACCGCGCGACCCGCGAGCCGCTGGCGCCGTACGCGGCCCCGGGGACGCTGGCGCCCGAGATGGCCGCCGTCCTGGCGGCGTGCAAGCGCCACGGCGTCTGGCCGCTGGCGGCGGGCAACCGGCTGCACCTGTTCCCTCCGTTGACCATCACGGCGGAGGAGTTGACCGCCGGGATCGCCGGGATCGACCGGGCCCTGACCGAGGTGTCCGAGCTGTGA